The following are encoded in a window of Leptodactylus fuscus isolate aLepFus1 chromosome 9, aLepFus1.hap2, whole genome shotgun sequence genomic DNA:
- the HOOK1 gene encoding protein Hook homolog 1 isoform X2, producing the protein MAGNENEPCESLIIWLQTFHTSAPCRTIEELSSGVAMAQVLQQIDSAYFHEAWLARIKEDVGENRRIKISNLKKILQGIVDYYREVLNQQISEYLLPDLSRIAETSDPTEMGRLLQLILGCAVNCDQKQEHIQTIMTLEESVQHMVMTAIQELMSKDAVDSPAIESSGDLEQQRSLELLQEAESEKEEMRQRCQELDLQVAGLQEERNSLLAEIELQNERLNQLDSSEEPSTAMAKKYLQIQLEQLQEENYRLEAAKDDYRAHCEELERQLIETQNRNDELASLAEESRALKDEIDVLRTTSDKATKLESTVESYRKKLEDLNDLRRQVKSLEDTNLMYMHNTVSLEEELKKANAARAQLETYKRQVQDLHNKLSMETKRADTQAYEMSRLQEKQEALIKEKERLIDQRDALKETNEELRCSLVQQDHLNQSGESGLKNTDNLAAELLPVEYREMFIRLQHENKMLRVQQEGSENERIAELQDQLEEKQRKMSELETENRLNLGRVDELQLQIADLQKSLQNQGSEAEGTGSNTLKKKIEAQMEKLKEVHDAIETKKEQLEDLEPETADQSAQLRVEELEAALRKKDEDMKSMEDRYKIYLEKARNVIKTLDPKLNPASAEIMLLRKQLTEKDRRIEHLETECQQAKLREYEEKLIVTAWYNKSIEHQKLAMESRLSGRGGKDSGRSFLSQQRHVTNSRRNVAVTVHSASPN; encoded by the exons TTACAGACATTTCACACCAGCGCCCCCTGCAGGACCATAGAGGAGCTCAGTAGCGGTGTGGCCATGGCGCAGGTCCTGCAGCAGAT AGATAGCGCTTATTTTCATGAGGCCTGGTTAGCTCGGATAAAAGAAGATGTTGGAGAGAACCGAAGGATAAAG ATCAGTAACCTAAAGAAGATTCTGCAGGGGATTGTGGATTATTACCGGGAG GTCTTAAATCAGCAGATTTCCGAATATCTCCTCCCAGACCTCAGCAGAATTGCAGAAACCTCGGATCCCACAGAGATGGGGCGCTTACTGCAGCTGATATTGGGGTGCGCCGTCAACTGCGACCAGAAACAAG AACACATCCAGACCATCATGACCCTAGAAGAATCCGTACAGCACATGGTGATGACCGCCATCCAGGAG CTGATGAGTAAGGACGCCGTGGATTCTCCAGCCATCGAGTCATCCGGAGATCTGGAGCAGCAG AGATCTCTGGAATTACTCCAGGAAGCAGAATCTGAAAAGGAAGAAATGAGACAGCGATGTCAAGAGCTGGACCTGCAG GTGGCCGGTCTACAAGAAGAACGAAACAGTCTCCTGGCAGAGATTGAGCTGCAGAACGAACGGTTAAACCAGTTAGACTCCTCCGAGGAGCCATCCACTGCCATGGCCAAGAAATATCTCCAGATACAGCTGGAGCAGCTGCAGGAGGAGAACTACAG ACTTGAAGCTGCAAAGGACGACTACCGGGCGCACTGCGAGGAGCTGGAGAGGCAACTGATCGAGACGCAGAACAGGAACGATGAGCTGGCCAGCCTGGCGGAGGAGTCGCGAGCCCTGAAGGATGAAATCGACGTTCTTAG AACTACATCTGATAAAGCCACAAAACTGGAATCTACGGTGGAGTCGTACCGCAAGAAACTGGAGGACCTGAATGACCTGCGACGACAAGTGAAATCTCTGGAAGACACAAACCTCATGTACATGCACAACACGGTCAGCCTGGAGGAGGAGCTAAAGAAAGCCAACGCCGCCCGCGCCCAGCTGGAGACGTATAAACGGcag GTCCAGGATCTGCACAACAAGCTGTCTATGGAGACCAAGCGAGCGGACACCCAAGCCTATGAGATGTCCCGACTCCAGGAGAAGCAGGAGGCCCTGATAAAAGAGAAAGAG CGACTGATCGACCAGCGAGATGCTCTGAAGGAGACCAATGAGGAGCTGCGATGTTCCCTGGTGCAGCAGGATCACCTTAACCAGTCTG GGGAATCTGGATTGAAGAACACTGACAATCTCGCCGCCGAACTTCTACCAGTGGAATATCG GGAGATGTTCATCAGACTCCAGCATGAGAATAAGATGCTCCGAGTCCAGCAGGAAGGATCTGAGAATGAACGCATTGCAGAATTGCAGGATCAGCTGGAAGAAAAGCAGAGGAAGATGAGCGAGCTGGAGACGGAGAACCG CCTTAACCTGGGCCGTGTGGACGAGCTGCAGCTTCAGATTGCCGATCTACAGAAGTCCTTGCAGAATCAGGGCAGTGAAGCGGAAGGCACCGGA TCCAACACACTGAAAAAGAAAATCGAGGCACAAAT GGAGAAGCTGAAGGAAGTTCACGATGCCATAGAAACCAAGAAGGAACAGCTGGAAGACCTGGAGCCCGAAACAGCAGACCAGAGCG CTCAGCTCAGGGTGGAGGAGCTGGAGGCGGCGCTGCGCAAGAAGGACGAAGACATGAAATCCATGGAAGACCGCTACAAGATCTACCTGGAAAAAGCCAGAAAC GTAATAAAGACTCTAGATCCTAAATTAAACCCGGCCTCAGCCGAAATTATGTTACTGAGGAAGCAGCTGACGGAGAAGGACCGGCGCATCGAGCACCTGGAG ACCGAGTGTCAGCAGGCGAAACTACGGGAGTACGAGGAGAAGCTCATAGTGACGGCATGGTACAACAAG AGTATTGAGCACCAGAAGTTGGCGATGGAGTCTCGTCTCTCTGGGCGAGGGGGGAAGGATTCCGGCCGATCGTTCCTGTCTCAGCAGCGTCATGTGACCAACTCGAGGAGGAACGTGGCGGTGACCGTACATTCTGCCTCTCCTAATTAA
- the HOOK1 gene encoding protein Hook homolog 1 isoform X1 produces MAGNENEPCESLIIWLQTFHTSAPCRTIEELSSGVAMAQVLQQIDSAYFHEAWLARIKEDVGENRRIKISNLKKILQGIVDYYREVLNQQISEYLLPDLSRIAETSDPTEMGRLLQLILGCAVNCDQKQEHIQTIMTLEESVQHMVMTAIQELMSKDAVDSPAIESSGDLEQQLKRSLELLQEAESEKEEMRQRCQELDLQVAGLQEERNSLLAEIELQNERLNQLDSSEEPSTAMAKKYLQIQLEQLQEENYRLEAAKDDYRAHCEELERQLIETQNRNDELASLAEESRALKDEIDVLRTTSDKATKLESTVESYRKKLEDLNDLRRQVKSLEDTNLMYMHNTVSLEEELKKANAARAQLETYKRQVQDLHNKLSMETKRADTQAYEMSRLQEKQEALIKEKERLIDQRDALKETNEELRCSLVQQDHLNQSGESGLKNTDNLAAELLPVEYREMFIRLQHENKMLRVQQEGSENERIAELQDQLEEKQRKMSELETENRLNLGRVDELQLQIADLQKSLQNQGSEAEGTGSNTLKKKIEAQMEKLKEVHDAIETKKEQLEDLEPETADQSAQLRVEELEAALRKKDEDMKSMEDRYKIYLEKARNVIKTLDPKLNPASAEIMLLRKQLTEKDRRIEHLETECQQAKLREYEEKLIVTAWYNKSIEHQKLAMESRLSGRGGKDSGRSFLSQQRHVTNSRRNVAVTVHSASPN; encoded by the exons TTACAGACATTTCACACCAGCGCCCCCTGCAGGACCATAGAGGAGCTCAGTAGCGGTGTGGCCATGGCGCAGGTCCTGCAGCAGAT AGATAGCGCTTATTTTCATGAGGCCTGGTTAGCTCGGATAAAAGAAGATGTTGGAGAGAACCGAAGGATAAAG ATCAGTAACCTAAAGAAGATTCTGCAGGGGATTGTGGATTATTACCGGGAG GTCTTAAATCAGCAGATTTCCGAATATCTCCTCCCAGACCTCAGCAGAATTGCAGAAACCTCGGATCCCACAGAGATGGGGCGCTTACTGCAGCTGATATTGGGGTGCGCCGTCAACTGCGACCAGAAACAAG AACACATCCAGACCATCATGACCCTAGAAGAATCCGTACAGCACATGGTGATGACCGCCATCCAGGAG CTGATGAGTAAGGACGCCGTGGATTCTCCAGCCATCGAGTCATCCGGAGATCTGGAGCAGCAG CTGAAGAGATCTCTGGAATTACTCCAGGAAGCAGAATCTGAAAAGGAAGAAATGAGACAGCGATGTCAAGAGCTGGACCTGCAG GTGGCCGGTCTACAAGAAGAACGAAACAGTCTCCTGGCAGAGATTGAGCTGCAGAACGAACGGTTAAACCAGTTAGACTCCTCCGAGGAGCCATCCACTGCCATGGCCAAGAAATATCTCCAGATACAGCTGGAGCAGCTGCAGGAGGAGAACTACAG ACTTGAAGCTGCAAAGGACGACTACCGGGCGCACTGCGAGGAGCTGGAGAGGCAACTGATCGAGACGCAGAACAGGAACGATGAGCTGGCCAGCCTGGCGGAGGAGTCGCGAGCCCTGAAGGATGAAATCGACGTTCTTAG AACTACATCTGATAAAGCCACAAAACTGGAATCTACGGTGGAGTCGTACCGCAAGAAACTGGAGGACCTGAATGACCTGCGACGACAAGTGAAATCTCTGGAAGACACAAACCTCATGTACATGCACAACACGGTCAGCCTGGAGGAGGAGCTAAAGAAAGCCAACGCCGCCCGCGCCCAGCTGGAGACGTATAAACGGcag GTCCAGGATCTGCACAACAAGCTGTCTATGGAGACCAAGCGAGCGGACACCCAAGCCTATGAGATGTCCCGACTCCAGGAGAAGCAGGAGGCCCTGATAAAAGAGAAAGAG CGACTGATCGACCAGCGAGATGCTCTGAAGGAGACCAATGAGGAGCTGCGATGTTCCCTGGTGCAGCAGGATCACCTTAACCAGTCTG GGGAATCTGGATTGAAGAACACTGACAATCTCGCCGCCGAACTTCTACCAGTGGAATATCG GGAGATGTTCATCAGACTCCAGCATGAGAATAAGATGCTCCGAGTCCAGCAGGAAGGATCTGAGAATGAACGCATTGCAGAATTGCAGGATCAGCTGGAAGAAAAGCAGAGGAAGATGAGCGAGCTGGAGACGGAGAACCG CCTTAACCTGGGCCGTGTGGACGAGCTGCAGCTTCAGATTGCCGATCTACAGAAGTCCTTGCAGAATCAGGGCAGTGAAGCGGAAGGCACCGGA TCCAACACACTGAAAAAGAAAATCGAGGCACAAAT GGAGAAGCTGAAGGAAGTTCACGATGCCATAGAAACCAAGAAGGAACAGCTGGAAGACCTGGAGCCCGAAACAGCAGACCAGAGCG CTCAGCTCAGGGTGGAGGAGCTGGAGGCGGCGCTGCGCAAGAAGGACGAAGACATGAAATCCATGGAAGACCGCTACAAGATCTACCTGGAAAAAGCCAGAAAC GTAATAAAGACTCTAGATCCTAAATTAAACCCGGCCTCAGCCGAAATTATGTTACTGAGGAAGCAGCTGACGGAGAAGGACCGGCGCATCGAGCACCTGGAG ACCGAGTGTCAGCAGGCGAAACTACGGGAGTACGAGGAGAAGCTCATAGTGACGGCATGGTACAACAAG AGTATTGAGCACCAGAAGTTGGCGATGGAGTCTCGTCTCTCTGGGCGAGGGGGGAAGGATTCCGGCCGATCGTTCCTGTCTCAGCAGCGTCATGTGACCAACTCGAGGAGGAACGTGGCGGTGACCGTACATTCTGCCTCTCCTAATTAA
- the PSMA4 gene encoding proteasome subunit alpha type-4 isoform X2 translates to MSRRYDSRTTIFSPEGRLYQVEYAMEAIGHAGTCLGILANDGVLLAAERRNIHKLLDEVFFSEKIYKLNDDMACSVAGITSDANVLTNELRLIAQRYLLQYQEPIPCEQLVTTLCDIKQAYTQFGGKRPFGVSLLYIGWDKHYGFQLYQSDPSGNYGGWKATCIGNNSAAAVSMLKQDYKEGEMTLKSALALAVKVLNKTMDVSKLSAEKGEIATLTRENGKTKIRVLKQKEVEELIKLHEEEEAKVEREKKEKEQKEKDK, encoded by the exons ATG TCTCGGAGATATGACTCGAGGACGACCATCTTCTCCCCGGAGG GTCGCCTCTATCAGGTAGAATACGCCATGGAAGCCATCGGGCACGCCGGCACGTGTTTGGGCATTTTGGCTAACGATGGCGTCCTGCTGGCGGCTGAGAGGCGGAACATCCACAAACTCCTGGACGAGGTTTTCTTCTCCGAGAAAATTTACAAACTAAACGA TGATATGGCGTGCAGCGTGGCCGGGATCACATCTGATGCCAATGTCCTGACCAACGAGCTCAGACTCATCGCACAGAG ATATCTTCTTCAGTACCAGGAGCCGATCCCGTGTGAGCAGTTGGTGACCACCCTGTGTGACATTAAACAGGCGTACACGCAATTCGGAG GTAAGCGGCCATTCGGCGTCTCCCTCCTGTACATCGGCTGGGACAAGCATTACGGTTTTCAGCTGTACCAGAGTGATCCGAGCGGGAACTACGGGGGATGGAAAGCCACGTGTATCGGCAACAACAGTGCG GCTGCAGTCTCCATGCTGAAACAAGACTACAAGGAAGGAGAAATGACCCTGAAGTCAGCGCTGGCTTTAGCCGTCAAAGTTCTCAACAAGACGATGGATGTCAGTAAACTGTCCGCTGAGAAAGGTGAG ATCGCCACATTAACACGTGAAAACGGGAAGACAAAAATCCGAGTCTTGAAACAGAAGGAGGTGGAGGAGCTGATCAAACTgcacgaggaggaggaggccaaggTAGAGcgagagaagaaggagaaggaacaGAAGGAGAAGGACAAGTGA
- the PSMA4 gene encoding proteasome subunit alpha type-4 isoform X1, which yields MSRRYDSRTTIFSPEGRLYQVEYAMEAIGHAGTCLGILANDGVLLAAERRNIHKLLDEVFFSEKIYKLNDDMACSVAGITSDANVLTNELRLIAQRYLLQYQEPIPCEQLVTTLCDIKQAYTQFGGKRPFGVSLLYIGWDKHYGFQLYQSDPSGNYGGWKATCIGNNSAAAVSMLKQDYKEGEMTLKSALALAVKVLNKTMDVSKLSAEKVEIATLTRENGKTKIRVLKQKEVEELIKLHEEEEAKVEREKKEKEQKEKDK from the exons ATG TCTCGGAGATATGACTCGAGGACGACCATCTTCTCCCCGGAGG GTCGCCTCTATCAGGTAGAATACGCCATGGAAGCCATCGGGCACGCCGGCACGTGTTTGGGCATTTTGGCTAACGATGGCGTCCTGCTGGCGGCTGAGAGGCGGAACATCCACAAACTCCTGGACGAGGTTTTCTTCTCCGAGAAAATTTACAAACTAAACGA TGATATGGCGTGCAGCGTGGCCGGGATCACATCTGATGCCAATGTCCTGACCAACGAGCTCAGACTCATCGCACAGAG ATATCTTCTTCAGTACCAGGAGCCGATCCCGTGTGAGCAGTTGGTGACCACCCTGTGTGACATTAAACAGGCGTACACGCAATTCGGAG GTAAGCGGCCATTCGGCGTCTCCCTCCTGTACATCGGCTGGGACAAGCATTACGGTTTTCAGCTGTACCAGAGTGATCCGAGCGGGAACTACGGGGGATGGAAAGCCACGTGTATCGGCAACAACAGTGCG GCTGCAGTCTCCATGCTGAAACAAGACTACAAGGAAGGAGAAATGACCCTGAAGTCAGCGCTGGCTTTAGCCGTCAAAGTTCTCAACAAGACGATGGATGTCAGTAAACTGTCCGCTGAGAAAG TGGAGATCGCCACATTAACACGTGAAAACGGGAAGACAAAAATCCGAGTCTTGAAACAGAAGGAGGTGGAGGAGCTGATCAAACTgcacgaggaggaggaggccaaggTAGAGcgagagaagaaggagaaggaacaGAAGGAGAAGGACAAGTGA